From a single Phocoena sinus isolate mPhoSin1 chromosome 1, mPhoSin1.pri, whole genome shotgun sequence genomic region:
- the LOC116761719 gene encoding uncharacterized protein LOC116761719 — MSPRSGGGEGSKACGREASNQVRVEDREGGGAPGPCPGGRRKRAGSCLEVGVCIWVCPGCRWGGGCPSRGPEGGAHEGAGPAAQPGPGPSGWKVSGCLEAGWREVAERPRSRLRRRPGEAAPVQGSGTAVRGPSPVKEQHLPPGVEMGRNGPEHRPGSETPHPLPRSGRRAGRKSLTLTPPPFPLPSAFRPSRPLPSLPLLLSP; from the coding sequence ATGTCACCGAGGAGCGGGGGCGGAGAGGGGAGCAAGGCGTGCGGCCGGGAAGCGAGCAATCAGGTGAGGGTAGAGGACCGGGAAGGGGGCGGCGCCCCGGGACCCTGTCCAGGCGGTAGGCGTAAGCGGGCGGGGAGCTGCCTAGAGGTGGGTGTGTGTATCTGGGTGTGTCCGGGCTGCcgttggggagggggctgcccatCCCGGGGTCCTGAGGGAGGGGCCCACGAGGGGGCGGGTCCGGCAGCTCAGCCCGGCCCGGGGCCAAGCGGGTGGAAGGTCTCCGGGTGCCTTGAGgcggggtggagggaggtggctGAGCGCCCCAGGAGCAGGCTGCGGCGGAGACCGGGCGAGGCGGCCCCAGTGCAGGGCAGCGGGACTGCTGTGCGGGGCCCGAGCCCAGTCAAGGAGCAGCACCTACCTCCGGGGGTGGAAATGGGCCGGAATGGGCCGGAACACCGTCCCGGAAGTGaaaccccccaccccctcccccggaGCGGGCGACGTGCCGGAAGGAAATCGCTCACCCTTACAccgccccccttccccctccccagcgcTTTCCGTCCCTCgcgccccctcccctctcttcccctcctcctcagtCCGTAG
- the ZBTB37 gene encoding zinc finger and BTB domain-containing protein 37 isoform X1, translating into MTMEKSGNIQLEIPDFSNSVLSHLNQLRMQGRLCDIVVNVQGQAFRAHKVVLAASSPYFRDHMSLNEMSTVSISVIKNPTVFEQLLSFCYTGRICLQLADIISYLTAASFLQMQHIIDKCTQILEGIHFKINVAEVEAELSQTRTKHPEGPPESHRVTPNLNRSLSPRHNTPKGNRRGQVSAVLDIRELSPPEESTSPQIIEQSSDVESREPILRINRAGQWYVETGVADRGARSDDEVRVLGAVHIKTENLEEWLGPENQPSGEDGSSAEEVTAMVIDTTGHGSVGQENYMLGSSGAKVARPTSSEIDRFSPSGSVVPLTERHRARSESPGRMDEPKQPSSQVEESAMMGVSGYVEYLREQEVSERWFRYNPRLTCIYCAKSFNQKGSLDRHMRLHMGITPFVCRMCGKKYTRKDQLEYHIRKHTGNKPFHCHVCGKSFPFQAILNQHFRKNHPGCIPLEGPHSISPETTVTSRGQAEEESPSQEETVASGETAQGSVSTTGPD; encoded by the exons ATGACCATGGAGAAGAGTGGGAACATACAACTGGAGATCCCTGACTTCAGCAACTCTGTCCTGAGCCATCTAAACCAGCTGCGCATGCAGGGCCGTCTCTGTGACATCGTGGTCAACGTGCAAGGACAAGCTTTTCGGGCTCACAAAGTGGTACTGGCTGCCAGCTCCCCCTATTTCCGAGATCACATGTCCTTGAATGAGATGAGTACTGTCTCCATTTCAGTCATAAAGAACCCTACTGTTTTTGAACAGctcctttctttctgttataCGGGGCGGATATGCCTGCAACTGGCAGATATCATCAGCTACCTGACAGCTGCCAGTTTTCTGCAGATGCAGCATATTATAGACAAATGTACACAGATCCTGGAGGGCATTCATTTCAAAATCAATGTGGCTGAGGTTGAAGCTGAATTAAGTCAAACAAGGACAAAGCACCCAGAGGGACCTCCAGAGTCTCACAGAGTTACACCAAATCTGAACCGCTCCCTTAGTCCCCGACATAATACCCCAAAGGGAAACCGGCGAGGTCAGGTTAGTGCTGTGCTGGATATCAGGGAGCTCAGTCCTCCTGAGGAGTCCACCAGCCCTCAGATAATTGAACAGAGTTCTGATGTAGAGAGCCGGGAGCCCATTCTTCGGATCAACCGAGCAGGACAGTGGTACGTGGAGACAGGAGTAGCAGACCGAGGGGCCCGGAGTGATGATGAAGTTAGAGTTCTTGGAGCAGTACACATCAAAACTGAAAATCTAGAAGAGTGGCTTGGGCCTGAGAATCAGCCTTCCGGAGAAGATGGGAGTAGTGCAGAGGAAGTCACAGCCATGGTGATTGACACCACAGGCCATGGTTCTGTAGGACAGGAAAATTACATGTTAGGATCTTCAGGAGCCAAGGTGGCTAGGCcaacaagcagtgaaattgacaG ATTTAGCCCCTCCGGCAGTGTTGTTCCCTTGACGGAGAGACACAGAGCCAGAAGTGAGTCTCCTGGGAGAATGGATGAGCCTAAGCAACCCAGCTCCCAG GTAGAAGAGTCAGCAATGATGGGAGTAAGTGGCTATGTGGAGTATCTCCGAGAGCAGGAAGTATCTGAGCGGTGGTTCCGGTATAACCCCCGTCTCACCTGTATCTACTGCGCCAAATCTTTCAACCAGAAGGGGAGCCTGGACCGCCACATGCGCCTGCACATGGGGATTACACCATTCGTCTGCCGCATGTGTGGCAAGAAATATACCCGGAAAGATCAGCTGGAGTATCACATCCGCAAGCACACAGGCAACAAGCCCTTTCACTGTCACGTTTGTGGCAAAAGTTTCCCCTTCCAGGCCATCTTGAATCAGCACTTTCGCAAAAACCACCCTGGCTGTATACCCCTGGAGGGGCCTCATAGCATCTCCCCTGAAACAACTGTCACATCTCGGGGACAAGCCGAGGAAGAGTCACCTTCACAAGAAGAGACAGTTGCTTCTGGGGAAACTGCCCAGGGCTCTGTGTCCACTACTGGGCCAGATTGA
- the ZBTB37 gene encoding zinc finger and BTB domain-containing protein 37 isoform X2, translating into MTMEKSGNIQLEIPDFSNSVLSHLNQLRMQGRLCDIVVNVQGQAFRAHKVVLAASSPYFRDHMSLNEMSTVSISVIKNPTVFEQLLSFCYTGRICLQLADIISYLTAASFLQMQHIIDKCTQILEGIHFKINVAEVEAELSQTRTKHPEGPPESHRVTPNLNRSLSPRHNTPKGNRRGQVSAVLDIRELSPPEESTSPQIIEQSSDVESREPILRINRAGQWYVETGVADRGARSDDEVRVLGAVHIKTENLEEWLGPENQPSGEDGSSAEEVTAMVIDTTGHGSVGQENYMLGSSGAKVARPTSSEIDRFSPSGSVVPLTERHRARSESPGRMDEPKQPSSQVSIIED; encoded by the exons ATGACCATGGAGAAGAGTGGGAACATACAACTGGAGATCCCTGACTTCAGCAACTCTGTCCTGAGCCATCTAAACCAGCTGCGCATGCAGGGCCGTCTCTGTGACATCGTGGTCAACGTGCAAGGACAAGCTTTTCGGGCTCACAAAGTGGTACTGGCTGCCAGCTCCCCCTATTTCCGAGATCACATGTCCTTGAATGAGATGAGTACTGTCTCCATTTCAGTCATAAAGAACCCTACTGTTTTTGAACAGctcctttctttctgttataCGGGGCGGATATGCCTGCAACTGGCAGATATCATCAGCTACCTGACAGCTGCCAGTTTTCTGCAGATGCAGCATATTATAGACAAATGTACACAGATCCTGGAGGGCATTCATTTCAAAATCAATGTGGCTGAGGTTGAAGCTGAATTAAGTCAAACAAGGACAAAGCACCCAGAGGGACCTCCAGAGTCTCACAGAGTTACACCAAATCTGAACCGCTCCCTTAGTCCCCGACATAATACCCCAAAGGGAAACCGGCGAGGTCAGGTTAGTGCTGTGCTGGATATCAGGGAGCTCAGTCCTCCTGAGGAGTCCACCAGCCCTCAGATAATTGAACAGAGTTCTGATGTAGAGAGCCGGGAGCCCATTCTTCGGATCAACCGAGCAGGACAGTGGTACGTGGAGACAGGAGTAGCAGACCGAGGGGCCCGGAGTGATGATGAAGTTAGAGTTCTTGGAGCAGTACACATCAAAACTGAAAATCTAGAAGAGTGGCTTGGGCCTGAGAATCAGCCTTCCGGAGAAGATGGGAGTAGTGCAGAGGAAGTCACAGCCATGGTGATTGACACCACAGGCCATGGTTCTGTAGGACAGGAAAATTACATGTTAGGATCTTCAGGAGCCAAGGTGGCTAGGCcaacaagcagtgaaattgacaG ATTTAGCCCCTCCGGCAGTGTTGTTCCCTTGACGGAGAGACACAGAGCCAGAAGTGAGTCTCCTGGGAGAATGGATGAGCCTAAGCAACCCAGCTCCCAG GTGTCTATCATtgaagattga